The following proteins are co-located in the Trichormus variabilis 0441 genome:
- a CDS encoding sodium-dependent bicarbonate transport family permease gives MDVSLIVSNILNPPVLFFFLGMLAVFVKSDLEIPAPIPKALSLYLLFAIGFKGGVELIKSGVTQEVVFTLLAAMLMACFVPIYTFFILKLKLDTYDAAAIAATYGSISAVTFITASTFLSELGITFDGYMVAALALMESPAIIVGLILVNLFTVDEKREFAWSEVLQEAFLNSSVFLLVGSLFIGFLTGEHGWQVLEPFTQGLFYGALTFFLLDMGLVAAKRIKDLQKTGFFLILFAILIPILNAGIGLLIAKFIGMPEGDSLLFAVLSASASYIAVPAAMRLTVPEANPSLYVSTALAVTFPFNIIVGIPLYQYGINLFWR, from the coding sequence ATGGATGTCAGCTTGATCGTGTCAAACATACTGAATCCGCCAGTACTCTTCTTCTTTCTGGGAATGCTTGCTGTTTTTGTCAAGTCGGATCTGGAAATTCCTGCGCCTATACCTAAAGCCTTATCGCTTTATTTGCTATTCGCCATAGGTTTTAAAGGAGGAGTAGAACTAATTAAGAGTGGGGTGACTCAGGAAGTGGTTTTCACGCTTCTAGCGGCGATGTTAATGGCCTGCTTTGTTCCCATTTACACGTTCTTTATTTTAAAACTGAAACTGGATACTTACGATGCGGCGGCGATCGCCGCTACTTATGGCTCGATCAGTGCTGTTACCTTCATCACCGCCAGCACCTTTTTAAGTGAGTTGGGCATTACTTTTGATGGTTACATGGTAGCAGCCCTGGCCCTGATGGAATCTCCAGCCATTATTGTTGGTCTGATATTGGTCAACCTCTTCACCGTTGATGAAAAGCGAGAATTTGCCTGGTCAGAGGTTTTACAAGAGGCATTTTTGAATAGTTCCGTCTTTTTGTTAGTCGGTAGCCTCTTCATTGGTTTCTTAACAGGAGAACATGGTTGGCAAGTCTTAGAACCCTTTACACAAGGCCTATTTTACGGCGCTCTCACCTTCTTTCTCTTAGATATGGGATTAGTGGCAGCCAAAAGAATTAAAGACTTGCAAAAAACCGGATTTTTCCTGATTTTATTTGCCATACTAATTCCAATACTCAATGCCGGCATTGGCTTACTAATTGCCAAATTCATTGGTATGCCGGAGGGCGATTCCCTATTATTTGCTGTGTTGTCTGCTAGTGCTTCTTATATCGCCGTCCCAGCAGCTATGCGGTTAACTGTTCCAGAAGCTAACCCCAGCCTGTATGTTTCTACCGCTCTGGCCGTGACATTTCCGTTCAATATCATTGTGGGCATTCCATTATACCAGTACGGAATTAACCTATTTTGGAGGTAA
- a CDS encoding ATP-binding protein, with translation MQVVVVKDITASQANQEGMRITESVRRKQNQTLVQLARSKTFQQGPLNAVLQEITEAAAQTLLVARVSVWLYNQDGSAIECIDLYDVSQQIHSSGQSLLKESYPIYFQTLEEERSIAVYDAINDKRTQELSATYLSVAGVVSLLDAPIWVGGRLVGVVFHEHCGELRQWTVDEENFAGSIADFVSLAMETRERNIAQEALRKSEAQFRAIFELSSIGIGLVDMKAQIVDANPALCQMLGYQREELCGKRFTDYISQQRGDVERYKQLMTEICIDAQQHHEKPHLEIERAFLHRDGRLVWTRLSVSVIPGSYGEPEYFLAIIDDITDRKQTEMKLRASQAAAEAGSRAKSEFLATMSHELRTPLNAIMGLSQLLQQEIVGSLNEKQQEYISCIYSSGEHLLALINDILDLSKVEAGKEELFLIPLLVIDVCNDVLLTVRDRAISKGLKLTQEIDPEASICIADDRRIKQMLLNLLTNAIKFTSVGEVSLTVKRVPEGINFIISDTGIGIDSNQFPLLFEPFKQLDSRLNRQYEGTGLGLALTRKLARLHGGDVTVTSTVGVGSQFTLFLPDQEI, from the coding sequence ATGCAGGTGGTAGTGGTTAAAGATATTACAGCAAGCCAGGCAAATCAAGAGGGTATGCGAATCACAGAAAGCGTGCGCCGCAAACAAAATCAGACCCTAGTGCAATTGGCAAGAAGCAAAACATTCCAGCAAGGGCCTCTCAATGCTGTGTTACAAGAAATCACAGAAGCTGCCGCTCAGACACTTTTAGTTGCACGAGTTAGCGTGTGGTTATACAACCAAGATGGTTCAGCCATTGAGTGTATTGATTTATATGATGTCAGCCAGCAAATTCATAGTTCTGGCCAGTCTCTATTAAAGGAGAGTTATCCCATTTACTTCCAAACATTGGAAGAAGAGCGCAGCATTGCTGTATATGATGCCATTAACGATAAAAGAACTCAGGAGTTATCCGCAACTTATCTATCTGTCGCTGGAGTTGTATCTTTGCTTGATGCCCCCATTTGGGTAGGTGGTCGTTTAGTAGGAGTAGTTTTTCATGAACACTGTGGTGAATTACGCCAGTGGACTGTAGATGAAGAAAATTTTGCAGGCTCAATCGCTGATTTTGTCTCTTTAGCGATGGAGACAAGAGAGCGTAATATTGCTCAAGAAGCACTACGAAAGAGCGAAGCACAATTCCGAGCCATTTTTGAACTTTCCTCTATTGGTATTGGACTTGTTGATATGAAAGCTCAGATAGTGGATGCGAACCCTGCTTTGTGCCAAATGTTGGGATATCAACGAGAAGAATTATGTGGTAAACGTTTTACAGATTATATTTCCCAGCAAAGGGGAGATGTAGAACGTTACAAGCAACTTATGACCGAAATTTGTATAGATGCTCAACAACACCACGAAAAGCCGCACCTGGAAATCGAAAGAGCTTTTTTGCATCGAGATGGTAGGTTAGTGTGGACTAGGTTGTCTGTTTCTGTAATTCCGGGTTCTTACGGTGAACCAGAATATTTTTTAGCAATTATTGATGATATTACTGACCGGAAACAAACAGAAATGAAACTGCGTGCTTCCCAAGCCGCAGCCGAAGCTGGTAGCCGTGCCAAAAGTGAATTTTTAGCAACGATGAGTCATGAACTACGGACACCGCTTAACGCAATTATGGGATTGTCACAGTTATTACAACAAGAAATAGTCGGCTCTCTCAATGAAAAACAACAAGAATATATAAGTTGTATTTATAGCAGTGGCGAACACCTGCTGGCGCTGATTAATGATATTTTAGATTTATCAAAGGTGGAAGCAGGTAAAGAGGAGTTATTCCTGATTCCTTTGCTAGTAATAGATGTGTGTAACGATGTTTTATTAACAGTACGCGATCGCGCTATCTCCAAAGGCTTAAAACTTACTCAAGAAATTGATCCAGAGGCTAGTATTTGCATAGCTGATGACCGCCGGATTAAGCAAATGCTCCTTAATCTACTCACGAATGCAATTAAATTCACTTCGGTAGGTGAAGTATCTTTGACTGTCAAAAGAGTGCCTGAAGGGATTAATTTTATCATCTCGGATACAGGCATTGGCATTGATTCAAATCAATTTCCACTTTTATTTGAACCATTTAAACAACTAGATAGTCGGTTAAATCGTCAGTATGAAGGCACTGGCTTAGGTTTAGCTTTGACTCGGAAATTAGCACGGTTGCACGGTGGTGATGTGACGGTAACATCTACTGTGGGTGTGGGGAGTCAATTCACTTTATTTCTGCCAGATCAAGAAATATAA
- a CDS encoding EVE domain-containing protein: MNYWLMKSEPEVYGITHLQKDHQTIWDGVRNYQARNFMRQMQPGDIVFFYHSNTNPPGIAGLMRVVKTYIADPTQFDSSSEYYDPKSTPETPRWQTVLVEFVEKFSDSISLTTLKENFSSEELMVVKQGNRLSVMPVSDSVAQKILAMKNT; encoded by the coding sequence ATGAATTATTGGTTAATGAAATCAGAGCCAGAAGTTTATGGCATTACTCATCTACAAAAAGATCATCAGACTATTTGGGATGGTGTCCGTAATTATCAAGCTCGCAATTTTATGCGACAAATGCAACCAGGAGACATAGTTTTTTTCTATCATTCCAACACCAATCCTCCGGGTATTGCCGGGTTAATGCGTGTAGTCAAAACATATATTGCCGACCCTACTCAGTTTGATTCCAGCAGTGAATACTACGACCCAAAATCAACTCCAGAAACCCCACGTTGGCAAACAGTATTAGTAGAATTTGTAGAAAAATTTTCTGATTCCATCTCATTAACAACTCTAAAAGAAAATTTTAGTTCAGAGGAGTTAATGGTGGTAAAACAAGGAAATAGATTATCGGTGATGCCTGTTTCTGACTCAGTAGCACAGAAGATTTTGGCAATGAAAAATACATAA
- a CDS encoding 4-hydroxy-3-methylbut-2-enyl diphosphate reductase produces MDTKTFKRTLQHSENYNRKGFGHQAEVATQLQSEYQSSLIQEIRDRNYTLQRGDVTIRLAQAFGFCWGVERAVAMAYETRKHFPTERIWITNEIIHNPSVNQRMQEMQVGFIPVEAGNKDFSVVGNNDVVILPAFGASVQEMQLLSEKGCKIVDTTCPWVSKVWNTVEKHKKGDHTSIIHGKYKHEETIATSSFAGKYLIVLNLKEAQYVADYILHGRNREEFLQKFAKACSAGFDPDKDLERVGIANQTTMLKGETEQIGKLFEHTMLQKYGPVELNQHFQSFNTICDATQERQDAMLELVQENLDLMIVIGGFNSSNTTQLQQISQERGLPSYHIDVVERIKSVNSIEHRQLNGELVTTENWLPAGKIVVGVTSGASTPDKVVEDVIEKIFALKATTAVV; encoded by the coding sequence ATGGATACAAAAACTTTTAAGCGTACACTACAACATTCTGAAAATTACAACCGTAAGGGTTTCGGTCATCAGGCAGAAGTAGCTACCCAATTGCAGTCTGAGTATCAGAGTAGCTTAATTCAAGAAATACGCGATCGCAATTACACTCTGCAAAGAGGCGATGTCACTATCCGACTAGCCCAAGCTTTTGGTTTTTGCTGGGGTGTGGAACGTGCTGTAGCTATGGCTTACGAAACTCGCAAGCATTTCCCCACAGAACGTATTTGGATTACCAATGAAATTATTCACAATCCCTCTGTGAATCAACGAATGCAGGAGATGCAGGTAGGATTTATCCCTGTGGAGGCTGGTAACAAGGACTTTTCCGTTGTTGGCAATAATGATGTGGTTATCCTCCCCGCCTTTGGCGCTAGTGTTCAAGAAATGCAGCTACTCAGCGAAAAAGGTTGCAAAATTGTTGACACTACTTGCCCTTGGGTCTCAAAAGTTTGGAATACAGTAGAAAAGCACAAAAAAGGCGATCACACCTCAATTATTCATGGCAAATATAAGCACGAAGAGACTATTGCTACTAGTTCTTTTGCTGGCAAATATTTAATCGTCTTAAATTTAAAAGAAGCCCAATATGTCGCTGATTACATTCTTCATGGTCGCAACCGAGAAGAATTCTTACAAAAATTTGCCAAAGCTTGTTCCGCAGGATTTGACCCTGATAAAGATTTAGAACGAGTCGGTATTGCTAACCAAACAACTATGCTCAAAGGCGAAACTGAGCAAATTGGTAAACTGTTTGAGCATACCATGTTACAAAAATATGGGCCTGTAGAATTAAATCAGCATTTTCAAAGTTTTAATACCATCTGTGACGCTACCCAAGAACGTCAAGATGCAATGCTGGAATTAGTACAGGAAAATTTAGATTTAATGATTGTCATTGGCGGTTTTAATTCATCTAATACCACCCAATTGCAACAAATATCTCAAGAACGTGGACTGCCTTCTTATCACATTGATGTTGTGGAGCGAATTAAATCGGTAAATTCCATCGAACATCGGCAATTAAATGGAGAATTAGTAACAACAGAAAACTGGTTACCAGCAGGAAAAATTGTTGTGGGTGTTACTTCTGGAGCTTCTACACCAGATAAAGTAGTGGAAGATGTGATTGAGAAAATTTTTGCTTTGAAAGCAACAACAGCAGTAGTTTAG
- the purE gene encoding 5-(carboxyamino)imidazole ribonucleotide mutase, with amino-acid sequence MAPLVGIIMGSDSDLPTMKEAIAICEEFGVENEVAIVSAHRTPERMVEYAQTAHHRGIKVIIAGAGGAAHLPGMVASLTPLPVIGVPVATRNLQGVDSLYSIVQMPGGIPVATVAIGNAKNAGLLAVQILATQQPELLTKVQAYRQNLSDSVMTKQAKLEQLGYKQYLQQEMLGK; translated from the coding sequence ATGGCTCCCTTAGTTGGCATTATTATGGGTAGCGATTCAGATTTGCCCACGATGAAAGAGGCGATCGCTATTTGTGAGGAATTTGGTGTAGAAAATGAAGTGGCGATCGTTTCTGCCCATCGCACCCCAGAACGTATGGTGGAATATGCCCAAACAGCCCACCATCGGGGTATCAAGGTGATTATTGCTGGTGCAGGCGGTGCAGCCCATCTTCCCGGCATGGTAGCATCTTTAACTCCTCTACCAGTAATTGGTGTGCCAGTCGCTACCAGAAACTTACAAGGTGTGGATTCTTTATATTCAATTGTACAGATGCCTGGGGGTATTCCTGTGGCTACGGTGGCGATCGGTAACGCCAAAAATGCCGGACTATTGGCTGTGCAAATCCTCGCTACTCAACAGCCAGAATTATTAACTAAAGTCCAAGCATACCGTCAAAACCTATCTGACTCAGTAATGACAAAGCAAGCAAAGTTAGAACAACTAGGTTACAAGCAGTATTTGCAACAGGAGATGCTTGGAAAATAA
- a CDS encoding P-II family nitrogen regulator, giving the protein MQLVKKIEIIANAFELSKILESLDKSGVYGHAVIRNVAGKGLRGTTEDLDMTMLDNVYIIAFCQPEYIKPVAENIKPLLNKFGGTCYISDVMEIRSVKCVASL; this is encoded by the coding sequence ATGCAGCTAGTGAAAAAGATAGAAATTATTGCTAATGCCTTTGAATTGAGCAAAATCTTAGAAAGTTTAGACAAATCTGGAGTATATGGTCATGCAGTTATCCGTAATGTTGCGGGTAAGGGATTACGGGGAACAACAGAAGATTTAGATATGACAATGCTCGATAACGTTTATATCATTGCGTTTTGTCAGCCAGAGTATATCAAACCAGTAGCAGAAAATATCAAACCCCTGCTCAATAAATTTGGCGGTACTTGTTATATCTCCGATGTGATGGAAATTCGCTCTGTAAAATGTGTTGCTTCCCTATAA
- the nagA gene encoding N-acetylglucosamine-6-phosphate deacetylase, whose translation MNNYQLTITDYQLPTTIHKPTDIINARVPGYQDLQMLVVNQGGIIEQISPMRAGFNRVASPELQIIDVAGDWISLGGVDLQINGALGLAFPDLAAENAYLLEKICQFLWDVGVDGFLPTLVTTSVENIQRSLAVIADFISTTKPGSQILGVHLEGPFLNYQKRGAHPAEYLLPLTIEEVQRVLGDYAHIVKVITLAPELDTTGEVIPYLRSLGITVSLGHSLATANQAQNAFALGATMVTHAFNAMPPLHHREPGLLGAAITNPHVMCGFIADGQHVSPIMLQILLRASQGIFLVSDALAPLGLTDGVYPWDSRQIEVQGGTARLPDGTLSGTTLPLLVGVENLANWEICDVETALLLATDAPRKAIGLPGMTPGQPGNLLRWHWDSHGKKLTWQRLFS comes from the coding sequence ATGAACAATTACCAATTAACAATTACCGATTACCAATTACCAACTACCATACACAAACCTACAGATATTATTAATGCTAGAGTTCCTGGCTACCAAGATTTGCAGATGCTTGTGGTGAATCAGGGAGGCATAATTGAACAAATATCACCGATGAGGGCTGGATTTAACAGGGTTGCGTCACCAGAGTTACAAATTATAGATGTGGCTGGAGATTGGATTTCTTTGGGTGGCGTTGATTTGCAAATTAATGGTGCTTTGGGCTTGGCGTTTCCTGATTTGGCGGCTGAGAATGCCTATTTATTAGAAAAAATTTGCCAATTTTTATGGGATGTGGGAGTAGATGGATTTTTACCTACACTGGTAACAACTTCAGTGGAAAATATCCAGCGATCGCTTGCTGTTATTGCTGATTTTATCTCTACCACAAAACCTGGTTCCCAAATTTTAGGCGTACATTTAGAAGGCCCCTTCTTAAACTATCAAAAGCGGGGCGCTCATCCAGCCGAGTATTTACTACCTCTGACCATAGAAGAAGTCCAACGGGTTTTGGGAGATTATGCCCATATTGTTAAAGTCATCACCCTAGCACCGGAGTTAGATACTACTGGGGAAGTCATCCCATATTTACGTTCTTTGGGAATCACCGTCAGTTTAGGACATTCTCTGGCAACAGCTAACCAAGCCCAAAATGCTTTTGCATTGGGTGCAACAATGGTAACTCATGCCTTTAATGCCATGCCTCCCTTACATCACCGCGAACCGGGACTCTTAGGGGCAGCTATAACTAATCCTCATGTCATGTGTGGTTTTATTGCCGATGGCCAGCACGTTTCACCCATCATGTTGCAAATCCTTCTCCGTGCCAGTCAAGGGATATTTCTCGTTAGTGATGCCCTCGCTCCTTTGGGGCTAACGGATGGAGTGTATCCTTGGGACAGTCGGCAAATAGAAGTTCAAGGGGGTACTGCACGGCTACCAGATGGTACATTATCAGGCACAACCTTACCTTTATTGGTAGGGGTAGAAAACTTAGCGAATTGGGAAATTTGCGATGTGGAAACTGCGCTGTTACTTGCTACTGATGCCCCCAGAAAGGCAATTGGTTTGCCAGGAATGACACCGGGTCAACCTGGGAATTTATTGCGCTGGCATTGGGATAGTCATGGAAAAAAACTTACATGGCAGCGATTGTTCAGCTAA
- a CDS encoding GNAT family N-acetyltransferase — translation MSDVIIKIAQLPEEFPVVATIRKIVFQEEQGVDAALEFDGKDDICEHLIAYLDDQAVGTARLRYLDDKTVKIERLAVLSIARGQGIGQKIMEKALEFIAHKNITEAVVHAQTYIKSLYQKLNFTEVGEIFIEASIPHIEMRKKI, via the coding sequence ATGTCAGATGTCATAATTAAAATTGCTCAATTGCCTGAAGAATTTCCGGTAGTTGCAACAATTAGGAAAATCGTGTTTCAGGAAGAACAAGGAGTAGATGCTGCTTTAGAGTTTGACGGTAAAGACGATATTTGTGAGCATTTAATCGCTTACTTGGATGATCAAGCTGTAGGTACTGCCAGACTGAGATATTTAGATGATAAGACTGTCAAAATAGAAAGATTGGCTGTTTTATCTATAGCTAGAGGGCAGGGAATCGGTCAGAAAATTATGGAGAAAGCATTAGAATTTATCGCTCATAAAAACATTACTGAAGCTGTAGTCCATGCCCAGACATATATCAAATCTTTGTACCAAAAATTAAATTTTACCGAAGTAGGAGAAATATTTATAGAAGCTAGTATTCCCCACATAGAAATGAGAAAGAAAATCTAA
- a CDS encoding cobalamin-binding protein, giving the protein MENSSVRIVSLIPSATEILANLGLSDAIVGRSHECDYPPEIQNRPTCTQARLNSDASSSEIHHEVNNVLQSALSIYQVKLDVLEQLKPTHILTQDQCDVCAVSLKDVEEAVKELTQSSPQIISLQPNLLEDVWQDIERVAHIFGVDSVKILDNLEARVKICQQKIQGLSLEEVPTVACIEWTDPLMAAANWIPELVNLAGGQTLFSLIGQPSPHLEWENLLISNPDIIIFMPCGFNLQRTRQEAQLFTQNPEWTKLHASQTGRVYITDGNSYFNRPGPRLVDSLEILSEILHPEIFDYGYKGTAWEPL; this is encoded by the coding sequence ATGGAAAATAGTAGTGTGAGAATTGTATCTCTGATTCCTAGTGCAACAGAGATTTTAGCAAACTTGGGTTTGAGTGATGCTATTGTTGGGCGATCGCATGAATGTGATTATCCCCCAGAAATCCAAAATCGTCCAACTTGTACGCAAGCACGGTTGAATAGTGATGCTTCCAGCAGCGAGATTCATCATGAAGTGAATAATGTACTGCAATCTGCGCTGAGTATTTATCAGGTAAAATTAGACGTTTTGGAGCAATTAAAGCCTACCCATATTTTGACCCAAGACCAGTGTGATGTCTGTGCAGTCAGCCTCAAAGATGTAGAAGAAGCGGTTAAAGAACTTACCCAAAGTTCTCCCCAAATCATTTCCTTGCAACCTAATCTGCTTGAGGATGTATGGCAGGATATTGAGCGCGTAGCTCATATCTTTGGTGTAGACTCAGTAAAAATACTAGATAATTTAGAAGCCCGTGTCAAAATTTGCCAACAAAAAATTCAAGGGCTTTCTCTAGAAGAAGTACCGACTGTGGCTTGTATTGAGTGGACAGACCCACTGATGGCCGCAGCAAATTGGATTCCTGAATTAGTCAACTTAGCTGGGGGACAAACACTATTTTCCCTTATAGGTCAGCCGTCCCCACATTTGGAATGGGAAAATCTTTTAATTAGTAATCCAGATATTATAATTTTCATGCCTTGTGGCTTTAACTTACAACGAACTCGTCAAGAAGCCCAACTATTCACTCAAAACCCAGAATGGACAAAACTGCACGCCAGCCAAACTGGTAGAGTTTACATCACTGATGGTAATTCCTATTTCAACCGTCCAGGCCCCCGACTGGTAGATTCTCTAGAGATATTGTCAGAGATTTTACACCCAGAAATTTTTGATTATGGTTACAAGGGTACTGCTTGGGAACCTTTATAA
- a CDS encoding protealysin inhibitor emfourin, with translation MRVLLERTGGFTGISKKINIDTSQLPPQQAEELSRLVTAAGLFQLPTLQGDGVPPTVNYGLNPTAGDRFQYQITLEDNGKTHTIIVNEAVLPHSLKMLIEWLNQAASL, from the coding sequence ATGCGGGTATTACTGGAACGCACAGGCGGATTTACGGGGATTAGTAAGAAAATTAATATTGATACCAGCCAACTACCGCCGCAGCAGGCTGAGGAACTATCCCGACTGGTGACAGCAGCAGGTTTATTTCAACTACCAACACTTCAAGGTGATGGTGTTCCACCCACTGTTAACTATGGGCTAAACCCCACCGCAGGCGATCGCTTTCAGTATCAGATAACTTTAGAAGATAATGGTAAAACCCATACAATAATTGTTAATGAAGCAGTATTACCTCATAGCTTAAAAATGCTGATTGAATGGCTAAATCAAGCAGCTTCTTTATAA
- a CDS encoding M4 family metallopeptidase: MARNKNKSSRLECNHTVNTRCPICCVIPPHILENIALNGTPLQRNWAFQTLNVSAQLRGRRNIVGNVFLSPSPGEKSRTIYDAQNSEQLPGKIVRVEGDPPSSDVAVNEAYDGAGATYDLFYEIFERNSIDDKGLRLDSTIHFGVKYENAFWNGDQMVYGDGDGELFDRFTKSIDVIAHELTHGITQHEAGLIYYGEPGALNESFSDVFGALVKQRVKNQKAEEADWLIGDALLMPNVKGVGVRSMKEPGTAYDDPVLGKDPQPGHVKDQYTGWADNGGVHINSGIPNRAFYLAAVEIGGYAWEKAGKIWYIALRDRLRAKADFTKAADVTIQVASELYGDGSLEHKAVQNAWKQVGVLS, encoded by the coding sequence ATGGCTAGAAATAAAAATAAATCATCTAGGTTGGAATGTAATCATACAGTCAATACTAGATGTCCTATTTGCTGTGTCATTCCACCGCATATATTAGAAAATATTGCCCTTAATGGTACGCCACTGCAAAGGAATTGGGCTTTTCAAACATTAAATGTTTCAGCCCAATTACGCGGACGGAGAAACATCGTTGGCAACGTCTTTCTATCTCCTTCTCCTGGGGAAAAAAGTCGTACTATTTACGATGCTCAAAACAGTGAACAATTGCCAGGAAAAATAGTACGTGTTGAAGGTGATCCCCCTAGTAGCGATGTGGCAGTAAATGAAGCTTATGATGGGGCTGGAGCTACTTATGACCTGTTCTACGAAATATTTGAGCGCAATTCTATTGACGACAAAGGATTACGTTTAGATTCTACAATCCATTTTGGTGTTAAATATGAAAACGCCTTTTGGAATGGCGACCAGATGGTTTATGGCGATGGTGATGGTGAATTATTCGATCGCTTTACCAAGTCAATTGATGTTATTGCCCATGAACTAACTCATGGTATAACTCAACACGAGGCAGGACTGATATATTACGGCGAACCAGGGGCTTTGAATGAATCTTTTTCTGATGTGTTTGGTGCTTTGGTCAAACAAAGGGTAAAAAATCAGAAAGCGGAAGAAGCTGATTGGCTGATTGGTGATGCTTTATTAATGCCCAACGTCAAGGGTGTAGGTGTCCGTTCCATGAAAGAGCCGGGGACAGCTTATGATGATCCTGTTTTAGGAAAAGACCCCCAACCAGGTCATGTAAAAGACCAATATACAGGCTGGGCTGATAATGGAGGGGTACATATCAATTCAGGGATTCCCAATCGAGCTTTTTATCTAGCAGCAGTAGAGATTGGTGGCTATGCTTGGGAGAAAGCAGGTAAAATTTGGTATATTGCTTTGCGCGATCGCTTACGTGCTAAAGCTGATTTTACAAAGGCTGCTGATGTCACTATCCAAGTTGCTAGCGAACTCTATGGCGACGGTAGTCTAGAACATAAAGCTGTACAGAATGCTTGGAAACAGGTGGGAGTTTTGAGTTAA